A window of the Bacteroidota bacterium genome harbors these coding sequences:
- a CDS encoding response regulator transcription factor: MKTRILIVDDHPFVRQGLKAALAGSVEFEVADEASDGEEAVLKARSAKPDIVLLDISLPKKNGFEVLKQLQAEMPHVRILILSTFPEKQYAVRCFANGARGYLTKQSASDELLTALRKIMLGGKYVSASMADLLASVIDADAARPLHERLSDREFQVLCLLGQGQTVSQAAKTLSLSLSTVNTYRAHILKKMNMETTAQLIRYVLDNNLVESPQ; this comes from the coding sequence ATGAAGACGAGAATCCTGATAGTCGATGACCACCCGTTCGTCCGTCAGGGGCTGAAAGCCGCCCTTGCCGGCTCAGTGGAGTTCGAAGTTGCGGACGAAGCGTCGGACGGCGAGGAAGCAGTATTGAAGGCACGCTCGGCAAAACCCGATATCGTCCTCCTCGATATCTCCCTTCCCAAGAAGAACGGCTTCGAGGTGCTCAAACAGCTCCAGGCCGAGATGCCGCACGTAAGAATTCTCATCCTCAGCACATTTCCCGAGAAACAGTACGCCGTCCGGTGTTTCGCGAACGGCGCGCGGGGATACCTGACCAAGCAAAGCGCCTCCGACGAGCTGTTGACCGCCCTCCGGAAGATCATGCTCGGCGGGAAATACGTCAGCGCTTCCATGGCCGACCTGCTCGCCAGCGTCATCGACGCCGACGCGGCCCGGCCGCTGCATGAACGATTATCGGACCGGGAATTCCAGGTCCTCTGTCTCCTCGGCCAGGGGCAGACCGTTTCCCAAGCGGCAAAAACGCTCTCGCTCAGCCTGTCGACCGTCAACACCTACCGGGCGCACATCCTGAAAAAAATGAATATGGAGACGACCGCCCAGCTCATCCGGTATGTGCTTGACAACAACCTCGTCGAGTCGCCGCAATAA
- the rbsK gene encoding ribokinase: MKKKIAVIGSSNIDFIMKMPRLPKVGETITDGVFFQTFGGKGANQAVGAARAGGNVSFVNCVGDDDITPRMVDQFNKAGINTDFVFQEKNISSGTALVMIGDLGTNYLSVAPGANYRLTPRHIDKVLDLIKEAEIIVLQYEILPETLKYVLDVCHQRKKRVLWNFAPAREFDRSYLKKVEILVVNESEAEYISGIAVADDASVSKAATEIARLGCETVIITIGARGSFIYSANGERWVDAFKVNALDTTGAGDIYCGCLAVALVEGKDISEAVRFATAGAAISVTRLGAQPSAPTRGEIENFLRTASP; the protein is encoded by the coding sequence ATGAAGAAGAAAATAGCCGTCATCGGCAGCTCGAATATTGATTTCATCATGAAGATGCCCCGCCTTCCGAAAGTGGGGGAGACGATCACGGACGGCGTCTTCTTCCAGACGTTCGGGGGCAAAGGGGCGAATCAGGCGGTCGGCGCCGCCCGCGCCGGCGGCAATGTCTCCTTCGTCAATTGCGTCGGGGACGACGACATTACGCCGAGGATGGTCGACCAGTTCAACAAAGCTGGCATCAACACCGATTTTGTCTTTCAGGAAAAGAATATTTCAAGCGGTACGGCGCTCGTGATGATCGGCGACCTGGGGACCAACTATCTCTCCGTTGCGCCGGGAGCCAACTATAGGCTGACCCCCCGGCATATCGATAAAGTTCTCGATCTTATTAAAGAGGCGGAAATCATTGTCCTTCAATATGAGATCCTCCCCGAGACGCTGAAATATGTTCTGGATGTTTGCCATCAGCGCAAGAAAAGAGTTCTCTGGAATTTTGCCCCTGCCCGCGAATTCGACAGAAGTTATCTCAAAAAAGTGGAGATCCTGGTCGTCAATGAATCCGAAGCGGAATATATTTCGGGAATTGCCGTTGCGGACGACGCCTCGGTGTCGAAAGCGGCAACGGAAATTGCCCGCTTAGGGTGTGAAACGGTGATCATCACGATTGGCGCGCGCGGTTCGTTCATTTATTCGGCGAATGGGGAGAGGTGGGTGGACGCATTCAAAGTAAACGCTCTCGACACGACAGGTGCGGGGGATATCTATTGCGGATGTCTGGCCGTTGCGTTAGTGGAAGGCAAGGACATTTCGGAGGCCGTGAGATTTGCGACAGCCGGTGCGGCGATCTCCGTGACCCGCCTCGGCGCCCAGCCGTCGGCGCCGACGCGGGGGGAAATTGAGAATTTTCTGAGGACAGCGAGCCCGTAG
- a CDS encoding PAS domain S-box protein yields the protein MDTHSPGLTDERYRLAFESANDGVCLVSIDGKFLEVNRAMCEMLGYTREELLLKTFNEVTYPPDMHIGDTFLGNISAGRIEREKFEKRYVRKSGLVVWAQVASSLVRDASGNALYLISHIEDITGRKEAERLLRESEHRYRTLFDSAGDAIFLMREGIFIDCNAKTLDMYRVSAAQILGHRPAEFSPSRQPDGKDSLESSVEKINAALAGNSQFFEWKHLRGDGTLFDAEVSLTRLTPYENSPDLLAIVRDITDRKREERALRESEERFQKIFHASPVPMSISRLRDGKYLDVNESFTAAMEYDRSEIIGDNAVELNTWADPEERKQVAAILRERGTIRNFEGRYRTKTGRVGHSIVSAELIELEGEPFILGVTLDITERKQMEEALKISEEKFSKAFLNAPVGISLSTMADGQLIEVNREFERIFGYTRSEAVGRRSSDLGLWVDAQDREDHIRSVAANGTVSDSELRLRSRDGSLHILRTNAQAIELNGALLLLSTFIDVTERKRMEEALRKSEERYRALVENTPDVIARFDKNRRYTFVNSAVKKVSSFKPEEFPGKTVWDVDFTHQQAKERDELIAKVLETGNPVDAELTFTGPTGPRTYEWRGFPELDENGSVQSLVTINRDITQRKLAEENLKASMEQLHELARRLEQVREEERRAISHEVHDELGQILTAVKMDLSSLKKIGRSPASEFEEKTKSLLDLTDLAIESVQDIAARLRPGMLDYLGLLAAVEWQVEDFQKRSGVKCLLHAPDQEPVLDGERATALFRILQEALTNVARHARATSVDVTLFDAGNEFVMTVADNGVGISHEQINGTRSFGLLGMRERLHPFKGICTIESPKEGGTTVTVRFPRN from the coding sequence ATGGATACCCACTCGCCGGGTTTGACCGATGAGCGCTATCGCCTCGCTTTCGAAAGCGCCAATGATGGAGTCTGTCTGGTAAGCATCGACGGAAAGTTTTTAGAGGTCAACAGGGCGATGTGCGAGATGCTCGGCTATACCCGGGAAGAACTTCTCTTGAAGACCTTCAATGAGGTCACGTATCCTCCCGATATGCACATCGGCGATACCTTTCTGGGAAATATCTCTGCGGGGAGAATAGAGAGGGAAAAGTTTGAAAAGCGGTACGTCCGCAAATCCGGCCTCGTCGTGTGGGCGCAGGTGGCATCATCGCTCGTGCGCGACGCATCGGGCAATGCGCTCTATCTCATTTCCCATATTGAGGACATTACCGGGCGGAAGGAAGCGGAACGGCTGCTGCGGGAAAGCGAACATCGGTACAGGACGCTTTTCGATTCAGCCGGCGATGCCATTTTCCTGATGCGCGAAGGGATCTTCATCGATTGCAATGCCAAAACGTTGGACATGTACAGGGTCTCCGCCGCTCAGATTCTCGGGCATCGTCCTGCAGAATTTTCCCCTTCCCGCCAGCCGGACGGCAAAGACTCCCTGGAGTCCTCGGTGGAAAAAATCAATGCGGCGCTTGCCGGCAATTCCCAGTTCTTCGAATGGAAACACCTGCGCGGAGACGGTACGCTTTTCGACGCCGAGGTGAGCCTCACCCGCCTTACGCCGTATGAGAACTCGCCGGACCTCCTGGCTATCGTCAGAGACATCACAGACCGAAAACGGGAGGAGCGGGCGCTGAGAGAATCCGAAGAAAGATTTCAGAAGATCTTTCACGCGAGCCCCGTGCCGATGAGCATCAGCCGCCTCAGGGATGGAAAATATCTGGACGTGAACGAAAGCTTCACGGCTGCCATGGAATACGACCGGTCCGAGATCATCGGCGACAACGCCGTTGAACTGAACACCTGGGCCGATCCCGAAGAGCGGAAACAGGTAGCGGCGATCCTCCGCGAGCGGGGCACGATAAGAAATTTTGAAGGACGCTACCGGACCAAAACCGGGAGGGTGGGACATTCGATCGTGTCGGCGGAGCTGATCGAGCTTGAAGGGGAACCGTTCATCCTCGGCGTCACGCTCGACATCACCGAACGGAAGCAGATGGAAGAAGCGCTGAAAATTTCCGAAGAGAAATTTTCGAAGGCCTTCCTGAACGCACCGGTGGGGATCTCGCTCAGCACCATGGCAGACGGACAGCTCATCGAGGTGAACCGCGAATTTGAACGGATCTTCGGCTACACGCGGAGCGAAGCGGTCGGTCGGCGTTCGTCGGACCTGGGGTTATGGGTCGATGCGCAGGACCGCGAAGACCATATTCGCAGCGTCGCTGCGAACGGGACCGTCAGCGATTCAGAGCTGCGGCTCCGTTCGAGGGACGGCTCGCTGCACATCCTCCGGACGAATGCGCAGGCCATCGAGCTGAACGGAGCGCTCCTTCTTCTTTCCACCTTCATCGACGTCACTGAACGGAAACGCATGGAAGAAGCGCTGCGAAAAAGCGAGGAACGGTACCGCGCGCTCGTTGAAAATACGCCGGATGTCATCGCACGGTTCGATAAGAACCGCCGCTATACGTTCGTCAACTCGGCCGTCAAAAAAGTCTCGTCGTTCAAGCCCGAGGAATTCCCCGGAAAGACGGTGTGGGATGTTGACTTCACCCATCAACAGGCAAAAGAACGGGATGAACTTATCGCCAAGGTGCTTGAAACGGGGAACCCCGTCGACGCCGAGCTGACGTTCACCGGGCCGACGGGGCCGCGGACGTACGAGTGGCGCGGGTTCCCGGAGCTTGACGAGAACGGTTCGGTACAGTCCCTCGTAACGATCAACAGGGACATCACGCAGCGGAAACTGGCGGAAGAGAACCTCAAAGCATCGATGGAGCAGCTTCATGAACTGGCACGGCGCCTCGAGCAGGTCCGCGAGGAGGAGCGGAGAGCAATTTCGCACGAGGTCCACGACGAGCTCGGACAGATCCTGACCGCCGTCAAGATGGATCTCTCTTCCCTCAAAAAAATCGGCCGCAGCCCTGCTTCCGAGTTCGAAGAAAAAACGAAATCGCTTCTCGACCTGACGGACCTTGCCATTGAAAGCGTCCAGGATATTGCGGCGAGGCTCCGTCCGGGCATGCTGGATTACCTCGGGCTTCTGGCCGCGGTCGAGTGGCAGGTCGAGGATTTTCAGAAACGGAGCGGCGTGAAATGCCTGCTCCATGCGCCGGACCAGGAGCCGGTTCTGGACGGCGAGCGGGCGACGGCGCTGTTCAGAATTCTTCAGGAAGCGCTGACGAACGTTGCACGGCACGCCCGGGCGACCTCCGTGGACGTAACGCTGTTCGATGCGGGGAACGAGTTCGTTATGACGGTTGCCGACAACGGCGTCGGGATATCGCATGAGCAGATCAACGGCACACGGTCGTTCGGCCTTCTGGGCATGCGCGAACGATTGCATCCGTTCAAAGGAATCTGTACAATAGAGAGTCCTAAGGAAGGGGGAACGACCGTGACGGTCCGCTTTCCGAGAAACTGA
- a CDS encoding response regulator → MKAPLTVLVACGSWHIGARVIQRLSEVKGVDIMGHVTDAGEALGLIESMKPKLVILDAHLSHGTGIGVLRAVKESVAGTIVIMLSASSYPQYRKECLKEGADFYFHLPDEMEELKNSVRDLARAGTARSIVQE, encoded by the coding sequence ATGAAAGCTCCATTAACGGTCCTGGTGGCCTGCGGATCATGGCACATCGGGGCGAGAGTGATTCAAAGGCTCAGCGAGGTGAAGGGCGTTGATATTATGGGGCATGTCACCGACGCGGGAGAAGCGCTCGGCCTCATCGAATCGATGAAGCCGAAACTCGTCATTCTGGATGCGCACTTGTCGCATGGGACGGGCATCGGAGTTCTCCGCGCGGTGAAAGAGTCGGTCGCCGGCACTATCGTGATCATGCTCTCGGCGTCTTCGTATCCGCAATACCGGAAGGAATGTCTCAAGGAAGGGGCCGATTTCTACTTCCATCTTCCCGACGAAATGGAAGAACTGAAAAATTCAGTGCGCGATCTTGCGAGGGCCGGCACGGCCCGCTCAATCGTGCAAGAATAG
- a CDS encoding PAS domain S-box protein, whose translation MKIIDILKQNFSEAYDAAEDKRRISKIVVIISYAILLGLAVVLLYRVPSGVGRQTVAMVIAGVMVTASLVLLRRGLVELATVILTWTLLGFIEFMIWESDGLHDTGILALPGILVIASLTLNRRHFIAIVAIVLALVGLLGYFEIRGVIVNRFASGTDAYDVLDLTVILAITAVTVRLLTDMYTKSFEAVRKSETEIRTFADRLKLSEDRHRMLFESANDSILILAGERFIDCNFTSVTMFGCGSREDLVGRSPWDFSPRVQPDGENSRQKASKIMLSALNGESQRFVWQHVRRDGTLFDAEISLNRLEAGNELLLQAIVRDVTERNRMEERIRRSEVYYRTLVEASPEAIIIIDTHGRVEYASTRAYELFGAPKEMPLSKNSVFDWVVPDDRAMVFTKIGDAVAGKSRPHSQEYRLVRDDGTMFWAEVAAAPFFDDNGEVSRLLLLCHDISERREALQALRESEERFSRLSEATFEGIVVSKGGIIIDSNMQFERMLGYGQGDTIGKEVSAFVAPESRTQVAENIRSQSEVPYEHLALRKDGSVFPVEIRAKTVAANGHSLRLTAVRDMTERKKMEEDLRIVWRAAEQSPASIVITDTSGAIQYVNPAFTEVSGYSLDEVLGKNPRILKSGITSPEEYARLWETISYGGVWHGKFANKKKNGEIYWESASISGVTNEQGIITHYVAVKMDITDQKKMEDALRTSEQRYRNLMEHSPDGVYKTTHDGKFVELNQAMVNMLGYDSKEELMAVDIASDLYFNRGDREKAVANEQRGQMAIFRLKKKDGTEVWVEDHGRYVAGENNTIAYHEGILRDITQRLKGEEERKKLEHQLYQSQKFESIGTLASGIAHDFNNMLNIIRGNTDLLRQSAGMNDKNEHRLEKISKAADHGTQLVKQLLTFARKTEFVKRSVMINDLIREIAGLLEETFPKNISLILALTPQPVKTVADSGQIHQVLVNLCVNARDAMPDGGSITITTARVSSDTVRERFLSASDGRYVSISVKDTGMGMDEETRKKIFDPFFTTKTPEKGTGLGLSVVMRIVSKHNGFIDVHSAPGNGSEFMIYLPEDPDAA comes from the coding sequence TTGAAGATCATTGACATCCTGAAACAGAATTTTTCCGAAGCATACGATGCAGCGGAGGACAAAAGGCGCATTTCAAAAATTGTCGTCATCATCTCCTACGCAATTCTCCTTGGATTGGCCGTGGTGCTTTTGTACAGGGTCCCCTCCGGGGTCGGAAGACAAACCGTTGCGATGGTTATTGCCGGCGTAATGGTGACGGCCTCTCTCGTTCTTCTCCGGCGCGGACTTGTCGAATTGGCGACGGTCATTCTCACGTGGACGCTCCTCGGCTTCATCGAGTTCATGATATGGGAAAGCGACGGGCTTCACGATACCGGAATCCTTGCCCTTCCGGGCATCCTTGTCATTGCCAGCCTAACGCTAAACCGGCGTCATTTTATTGCCATCGTTGCCATCGTGCTCGCCCTCGTCGGTCTCCTTGGGTATTTCGAAATCCGCGGAGTTATCGTGAATCGGTTTGCTTCCGGAACAGACGCATACGACGTCCTCGACCTCACGGTCATTCTTGCCATTACTGCCGTGACCGTCCGGCTTCTCACCGACATGTATACCAAAAGTTTCGAAGCCGTCCGAAAAAGCGAAACTGAAATTCGTACGTTTGCCGACCGGCTCAAGCTTTCGGAAGACCGGCACCGGATGCTCTTTGAATCCGCGAACGATTCCATCCTGATCCTTGCGGGAGAACGGTTCATCGACTGCAATTTTACCAGCGTCACGATGTTCGGCTGCGGGAGCCGGGAGGACCTTGTCGGACGCTCTCCGTGGGATTTCAGCCCGCGTGTCCAGCCGGACGGAGAGAATTCGAGGCAAAAAGCTTCGAAAATCATGCTATCGGCGTTGAACGGAGAGTCCCAGCGTTTCGTCTGGCAGCACGTGAGAAGGGACGGGACTCTCTTCGACGCCGAGATCTCGCTGAACCGGCTTGAAGCGGGAAACGAGCTTCTTCTTCAGGCGATCGTCCGCGATGTCACCGAGCGCAACCGGATGGAAGAACGCATCCGGCGGTCCGAAGTTTACTACCGGACGCTCGTCGAAGCCTCCCCCGAAGCGATCATCATCATCGACACGCACGGCAGGGTCGAATACGCTTCCACCCGGGCGTATGAACTTTTTGGCGCCCCGAAAGAGATGCCGCTCAGCAAGAATTCCGTCTTCGACTGGGTCGTCCCCGATGACCGCGCTATGGTTTTTACGAAGATCGGCGATGCGGTCGCCGGAAAAAGCAGGCCCCATTCTCAGGAATACCGGCTCGTCAGGGATGACGGCACGATGTTCTGGGCCGAAGTTGCAGCGGCCCCTTTCTTCGACGACAACGGAGAAGTATCGCGCCTCCTCCTGTTGTGCCATGACATCTCTGAACGGCGGGAGGCGCTCCAGGCCTTGCGTGAAAGCGAAGAGAGATTTTCCCGGCTTTCTGAAGCCACGTTCGAGGGGATCGTCGTGAGCAAAGGCGGAATAATCATCGATTCAAACATGCAATTTGAGCGGATGCTGGGTTACGGGCAAGGTGATACTATCGGAAAGGAAGTTTCTGCGTTCGTCGCCCCTGAATCGCGCACCCAGGTCGCGGAGAATATCCGGTCGCAGAGCGAGGTGCCGTATGAACACCTGGCCCTGCGAAAAGACGGTTCCGTCTTTCCGGTCGAGATCAGAGCAAAGACCGTCGCCGCGAACGGCCACAGCCTGCGATTGACCGCGGTCCGCGACATGACGGAGCGGAAAAAAATGGAAGAAGACCTGCGCATCGTGTGGCGCGCGGCCGAACAAAGCCCGGCGTCGATCGTCATCACCGATACCTCCGGCGCGATTCAATATGTCAACCCGGCGTTCACGGAGGTCTCCGGGTACAGCTTGGATGAAGTGCTGGGAAAAAATCCCCGCATCCTGAAATCGGGGATCACTTCTCCGGAAGAGTACGCGCGGCTGTGGGAAACGATCAGCTACGGCGGGGTGTGGCACGGGAAATTCGCCAACAAGAAAAAGAACGGAGAGATCTATTGGGAATCGGCCTCGATCTCCGGCGTGACGAACGAACAGGGCATCATCACCCATTACGTCGCCGTCAAGATGGACATCACCGACCAGAAAAAAATGGAAGACGCCCTCCGGACGAGCGAACAGCGGTACCGCAATCTGATGGAGCACTCGCCGGACGGGGTGTACAAAACGACGCACGACGGAAAATTTGTCGAGCTGAACCAGGCGATGGTGAACATGCTCGGGTACGACAGCAAAGAAGAATTGATGGCGGTCGATATTGCATCCGATCTATACTTCAACCGCGGAGACCGCGAAAAAGCAGTTGCCAATGAACAGCGTGGCCAAATGGCGATCTTCCGATTGAAGAAAAAAGACGGCACAGAGGTGTGGGTTGAGGATCATGGCCGATACGTCGCCGGGGAAAACAATACGATCGCGTACCATGAAGGGATCCTCCGCGATATCACGCAGCGCTTAAAGGGAGAAGAAGAGCGCAAAAAACTGGAACACCAGCTCTATCAGTCCCAAAAATTCGAGTCCATCGGGACGCTGGCTTCCGGCATCGCGCACGACTTCAACAATATGCTGAACATCATCCGCGGCAACACCGACCTCCTCCGGCAGTCGGCCGGCATGAATGACAAAAACGAACATCGTCTCGAGAAGATCTCCAAAGCAGCCGATCATGGAACGCAGCTTGTGAAACAGCTGCTCACCTTCGCCCGGAAGACGGAATTTGTCAAACGGAGTGTGATGATCAATGACCTGATCCGGGAAATTGCCGGCCTCCTCGAAGAGACGTTCCCGAAGAATATTTCTCTCATACTCGCGCTGACCCCCCAGCCGGTCAAAACGGTCGCAGACAGCGGTCAGATTCATCAGGTCCTTGTGAACCTGTGCGTGAACGCCAGAGATGCAATGCCTGACGGCGGCTCGATCACCATCACCACCGCCAGGGTCTCATCGGACACTGTGCGGGAAAGATTTCTTTCTGCGTCAGACGGCCGGTACGTTTCCATCAGCGTCAAGGATACAGGAATGGGAATGGATGAAGAAACGCGAAAGAAAATATTCGACCCCTTCTTTACCACGAAAACCCCGGAGAAAGGGACCGGATTAGGGCTCTCCGTCGTCATGAGAATAGTTTCCAAACACAACGGCTTCATCGACGTCCATAGCGCACCGGGAAACGGGAGCGAGTTCATGATCTATTTGCCTGAGGATCCGGACGCCGCGTGA
- a CDS encoding T9SS type A sorting domain-containing protein produces the protein MNGHHSIAGPMRDIFLLLFMAAFPLRLAAQGSSVPINGQLYGDPIIGTTSYGETEAVNTVYAVTSSGVYTAEGGLSGRNPDYYSKSYTPPPGRTIVKAGTKRQSIRNDRASWQPIILLDDGTIVLPSSFPPITKKLQMTSTEEWSRAVGDAIYALTTLQVYVSRDTLNTWQVDSAGLGTTHVWDIAVDSSQYVFAATSTGLFMQNPDSNIWHPVTSLTNTYMTSVFIDRKNRIYVSTLFGAVYISIDRGQTWSPMSTGLNSNQVTTFGDDVYSNVYCIAGAQVFRSDSGTASWKEIDTSITRLFLDPVTSYNSPYKYISGDSVLYLGTNYGLFASSDRGATWAESNRGIQAGTIYGFARTPSRQFAATGLGLFYNNSGDTTWTKAFPANGYAAGNSIYVDDGGIVYTLGPIVNVNNSQSPNANWKSTDNGATWNPDTAGLGAMAGGSIAKYFADESGVQHYSAAGVPAECYKKSSGSSWTPDTAGLSKLPANYPNIIASDQHGNIYLALTATDSFTGLLLKRPIGGGAWTYDTAGLQGAIVYSISADQSGNLYAGTFGNGVYKRTGSTWASLSSPAGLSGNDAFVTAVDNSGALFAGFAYQNGFNYAWQGVYCTTDGGGSWTKIGLDGLAVRGLFSYGDSIVAVTYNSGMFLLSKTGSTAVPDKNLTSPGSFVLNQNYPNPFNPSTVISYQLPVNSQVTLKMYDIVGREVATLVTGQQAAGPHEVLFDGTRLASGVYFYRLQAGKFSDVKKVVLMK, from the coding sequence ATGAACGGACATCATTCAATCGCCGGGCCAATGCGGGATATTTTTTTGCTCTTGTTCATGGCGGCATTTCCTCTGCGTCTTGCGGCACAAGGGAGCAGCGTCCCGATCAACGGTCAACTGTACGGGGATCCCATTATTGGCACGACCTCCTATGGGGAAACGGAGGCGGTCAACACCGTTTACGCCGTTACGTCGAGCGGCGTCTACACCGCCGAAGGAGGGTTGTCGGGACGCAACCCCGATTACTACTCAAAATCTTACACTCCGCCTCCGGGGCGCACGATCGTCAAAGCCGGTACGAAGAGACAAAGCATTCGAAATGATCGCGCGTCGTGGCAGCCGATCATTCTTCTTGATGATGGAACCATCGTTCTCCCGAGCTCCTTCCCCCCGATAACCAAGAAGCTTCAAATGACAAGTACAGAGGAATGGAGCAGAGCAGTGGGGGATGCCATTTATGCATTGACAACACTTCAGGTCTATGTCAGCCGCGACACATTGAATACATGGCAGGTGGACAGCGCCGGGCTGGGAACGACACACGTTTGGGACATTGCCGTCGATTCTTCGCAGTATGTCTTTGCGGCGACAAGCACCGGCCTCTTCATGCAAAATCCGGATTCAAATATATGGCACCCCGTGACCTCGTTGACCAACACATATATGACGAGCGTCTTTATCGACCGGAAAAACAGGATTTATGTTTCCACGCTGTTCGGCGCCGTGTATATCAGCATCGACCGGGGACAGACATGGAGCCCGATGAGCACAGGGCTCAACAGCAACCAGGTGACAACGTTCGGCGATGACGTCTATTCCAACGTCTACTGCATCGCGGGAGCTCAGGTGTTCAGGTCGGACAGCGGCACGGCATCCTGGAAAGAGATCGACACTTCCATTACCCGCTTGTTTCTGGACCCGGTGACTTCCTACAATTCTCCGTACAAATACATCAGCGGCGATTCCGTTTTGTATCTCGGGACGAATTACGGCCTTTTCGCAAGTTCAGACCGCGGGGCAACCTGGGCAGAATCCAACCGCGGCATTCAGGCCGGGACGATCTACGGTTTTGCAAGGACGCCGTCCCGCCAATTTGCTGCCACTGGGCTGGGCCTCTTCTATAATAATTCCGGCGACACGACCTGGACCAAAGCATTTCCGGCGAACGGATACGCCGCCGGAAATTCCATCTACGTTGACGATGGCGGCATCGTGTACACGCTCGGACCGATCGTCAACGTTAACAATTCGCAGAGCCCGAATGCAAACTGGAAGAGCACCGACAACGGTGCGACGTGGAATCCCGATACAGCCGGACTTGGGGCAATGGCGGGAGGATCTATCGCAAAATATTTTGCCGATGAATCAGGAGTCCAGCATTATTCCGCTGCCGGCGTACCGGCGGAGTGTTACAAAAAGAGTTCGGGTTCGTCCTGGACACCCGACACGGCCGGACTGTCGAAGCTCCCGGCAAATTATCCTAACATCATCGCCAGCGACCAGCACGGGAACATCTATCTTGCCCTTACGGCAACCGATTCGTTCACCGGACTGCTGCTGAAACGTCCGATCGGCGGAGGGGCATGGACGTACGATACTGCCGGACTTCAGGGGGCGATTGTCTACAGTATTAGCGCGGACCAGAGCGGCAATCTCTATGCAGGTACGTTCGGCAACGGGGTGTATAAAAGAACCGGAAGTACGTGGGCTTCGCTTTCATCCCCAGCCGGGCTTTCCGGAAACGATGCGTTCGTCACCGCGGTCGACAATTCCGGCGCGCTCTTCGCAGGGTTTGCATACCAGAACGGCTTCAACTATGCGTGGCAGGGAGTCTATTGCACCACCGACGGGGGCGGCTCATGGACAAAAATCGGCCTCGATGGATTAGCCGTGCGGGGGCTCTTTTCTTACGGCGATTCAATAGTCGCGGTGACCTACAATAGCGGGATGTTCCTTCTCTCGAAGACCGGCAGCACGGCCGTGCCGGACAAGAATCTCACATCCCCCGGGTCATTCGTCCTGAACCAGAATTATCCGAACCCGTTCAATCCTTCGACAGTGATCAGCTATCAATTGCCGGTGAACAGT
- a CDS encoding MFS transporter, which produces MVNARTNQFYGCSFPEGKDTLGLLRTGATSDVKLRLDRFVPSEDLANLADLKFACKGLGQESITVRNIALKEINYRAGTERAVVVISSLAVVFFILTFLLTKEKVPPTTVETSLKNDLKDLSRNGPWFILVGASISTIFLNTIRDGATVYYFTYYFKGMSNIEFSSSVILAISTVYLLVGQAANIIGVVLAKPVSDRIGKKKTFLIAMVNAAVLSFIFFMLDKSAIVLIVVLQFLISINAGIIFPLIWSMFADTADYSEWKNGRRATGLVFSAASMSQKFGASIGIAMVGWILSFYGYQANVEQTEATQNGIRMMLSVYPGIGALLAAGFIFIYPLKESVLDKISAELATFRSTGAKPS; this is translated from the coding sequence GTGGTCAATGCAAGAACAAATCAATTTTACGGCTGCAGTTTTCCTGAAGGGAAGGACACTCTTGGATTGCTCCGCACCGGAGCGACGAGCGACGTCAAGCTGAGGCTGGACCGGTTTGTTCCGAGCGAAGATCTGGCAAATCTTGCCGATTTGAAGTTTGCGTGCAAAGGGCTGGGCCAGGAATCCATCACGGTCCGAAATATTGCGTTGAAAGAGATCAACTACCGCGCCGGCACGGAGCGCGCCGTTGTCGTGATCTCCTCGCTCGCCGTCGTCTTCTTCATCCTCACATTCCTTCTCACAAAGGAAAAGGTGCCGCCGACCACGGTCGAGACCTCTCTGAAAAACGACCTGAAAGATCTGAGCAGGAACGGCCCGTGGTTCATTCTCGTCGGCGCCAGCATCTCCACGATCTTTCTCAACACGATCCGGGACGGAGCCACAGTCTATTACTTCACCTACTATTTCAAGGGGATGAGCAATATCGAATTTAGTTCTTCCGTCATTCTCGCCATCAGTACCGTGTACCTGCTCGTGGGGCAGGCGGCCAACATTATCGGCGTCGTCCTGGCAAAGCCGGTCTCCGACAGGATCGGCAAGAAGAAAACGTTCCTTATCGCGATGGTCAATGCGGCCGTGCTCAGCTTCATCTTCTTCATGCTGGATAAATCCGCCATCGTGCTGATTGTCGTTCTTCAGTTTTTGATCAGCATCAATGCCGGCATCATTTTCCCTCTCATCTGGTCCATGTTTGCCGATACCGCGGATTACTCCGAGTGGAAGAACGGGCGGCGCGCTACCGGTCTTGTCTTCTCCGCCGCATCCATGTCGCAAAAATTCGGGGCCTCGATCGGGATCGCCATGGTCGGCTGGATCCTGTCGTTCTACGGCTATCAGGCGAACGTCGAGCAGACCGAGGCGACGCAGAACGGCATCCGCATGATGCTGAGCGTCTACCCCGGCATAGGAGCGCTGCTCGCCGCAGGATTTATCTTCATCTATCCGCTCAAAGAATCCGTACTCGACAAGATCAGCGCGGAGTTGGCAACGTTCCGTTCGACGGGAGCAAAACCGTCATAA